TTTATATGCTAATGATTGTGATGGGAACAAAAACATTCAGGGTTCCCTAAAATGACATGTTGAAAAGAACAAGGTGCTTGATAGTCAAAGAAGCATGAGCAAAGTAAAATAAGAATCTATTAATGATAAATAGAGTCTTTAATATAACATTACACTATATCCTCTCAATTTTTAAAGTGACTGCTTTAAggagaaaaaactgaataagGGCATCAAATATGAACATCAAGACAAGCACTTAAATTCCCTTGTTTGGAGGTGACTTATCAGTATCATAGCAATAGGGGTGGGTCATGACTCAGTTGCCATGCGTGTTGTCATGGTGACCAGCCCCTGTACCCCTTCCCCCCTCCTCTGGTTGGTCCAGCTTTTGTTGTGGTTTCACAACCATGGACCTCAGCTCACAGAGGCAGCACCCGCCTGCCCCACCCCCTGTACCTGCTCTAATCAGGCGAGCCGTGTCATCTGTACAAGGAAGAGTTTAGATCAAGTTCCAGATAGTATTTCGGAGAACACAAGATACCTCAATCTACAAGAGAACACAATTCAGGTAAATATGCCTTCATATACAAGCAGATCATACATTCATACTGAATGAATATATGTTGACAGCAGTAATTCTGATGTTGCTACAACATGCctccatgtttctgtttctacaCCAGGTGATCAAGTCTGACACATTTAAGCACCTGCGGCATTTGGAAATCCTCCAGCTCTCCAAGAACCACATCCGACAGATTGAGGTGGGAGCTTTCAATGGCCTTCCCAACCTTAATACGCTGGAGCTTTTTGACAACCGTCTCACCGTGGTACCATCACAAGCCTTTGAGTACCTCAGCAAGCTAAGGGAACTATGGCTACGAAACAACCCCATCGAGACGCTGCCGGCATTTGCCTTTCACCGTGTTCCCTCTTTGCGCCGTCTCGACCTAGGGGAACTCAGGAAGTTGGATTTCATCTCAGAGGCTGCCTTTGAAGGTCTGGTAAATTTGCGCTTCTTGAATCTTGGCATGTGTGGCTTGAAGGACATCCCTAACCTCACCCCACTAGTACGACTAGaggagttggagttgtcagGGAACCAGCTGGGTATTGTCCGGCCTGGATCCTTCCAAGGCCTAGTGTCACTTCGCAAGCTGTGGCTAATGCACTCCAGAGTGTCAGTCATCGAACGCAATGCTTTTGATGACCTCAAAAACCTGGAGGAGCTCAACCTCTCCCACAATTCCCTGCATTCCCTGCCCCATGACCTCTTCACCCCTCTGCACCAGTTGGAGAGGGTACATCTCAACCACAACCCTTGGGTGTGCAACTGTGACGTTCTGTGGCTCAGCTGGTGGCTGAAAGAAACAGTTCCCAGCAACACTACATGTTGTGCTCGCTGCCATGCGCCCCCAGGTCTAAAGGGCAAGTACATTGGTGAACTAGACCAGAGCCACTTTACCTGCTATGCCCCAGTCATTGTTGAGCCACCCACTGACCTCAATGTCACTGAGGGCATGGCTGCTGAGCTGAAATGTCGTACTGGAACCTCAATGACCTCTGTGAATTGGTTCACTCCAAATGGCACCCTGATGACCCACGGATCATACCGAGTTAGGATCTCAGTGCTTCATGACGGAACACTGAACTTCACAAATGTGACCGTGCAAGACACTGGACAGTACACTTGCATGGTAACCAACTCAGCTGGAAACACCACTGCAACCGCCGTGCTCAATGTGTCTGCTTCAGACCCCAGCAACAGCTACAGTTATTTcaccactgtcactgtggaAACAGTGGAGACAGtaaggggagaggaggagaactCGGCAAGACAGTATATTAACGAGACCTTCATAGATTTCCCTAATCCTACGGTCCAAAGAGGGGTGTTAGAGGCCAGACCTGGCATCACTATATcgccttctctctcttctctttcttcactGTCCCCACGAGCCAACAGacccactgaaaacacagtgactgtgtCCATTATGGATGTAACTAACATTCCAGGCTTGGATGATGTAATGAAAACCACTAAGATCATCATTGGTTGCTTTGTGGCCATCACTTTTATGGCAGCTGTAATGTTGGTGGTCTTCTATAAACTCCGGAAGCAGCACCAGCTACACAAGCACCATGGCCCAGCCAGAGCCATTGAAATTGTCAATGTGGAAGATGAGATCGGAGCCGGGGCTGGAAGTGGCATTTCAGGTGGTTCAACTATGAATTCTGGCACAGGTGGTGAAGGAACCCTAAGGATACATCACCCGGAAATAGTCAATCTTCCCAACATTGGCCGCACAGATACTCTAAACCATTACTATAAGACCCATCATTTCAACAACAATGTGATGGGTCTTAGTATTGGCACCGAAGGGATGGGACCAGGAGGGATCCTCAAGAACCAGCAAGGCCAGGATATTCCCATCTCCTGTACCTCAGTCCCAATCTCTACATCTAATTTGCTCACCACATCAGGCAATGGCACCAACACCAACCCCAGTTCTATGTCCCCACCGCTGCCAATGTCTCTCCCCATGCCTACTATGGGCTTACATGGATCGATCAAGGGTTTCATGGGCCAAAACCAGAATCCCCAAATGGAGCCTCTTCTCTTCAAGGGGAGCTCGAAGGAAAACGTTCAAGAGACTCAGatctaaaaacaaaagtgagagtatagagagagagagtgagcaagagtcggagacagagaggggattGATGTTGGGTTTATGCGCGGAATGATTAGACACTAGAGTGCATTGACATTACACCAGGAGAGAGGATAGACTGACACGgcaatacacaaacacatagactTATCCGTGACAGTGTACTGAGCCAAGGATTACCACAATGGGCCACTTGTGTTTGTAGTAACGATCATGGCCATGGAGATCAAGGAATGGACATTGCTACAATGTAAATCTGTGCCAAAGCAAATGTTTTTTGCAGTTTCTACAAGCTGTGCTCTCATAGGGAAAAACTAGCCTTTCCGAGTAATCAGTCCCCAAATCGTTGTTGGCCAGCAGAGATGAAAGACATATACAGCACTTACCACACTGAAGATCGGAGATATTACAGAACAAAATTCAAGAGACATTTTTCttccacacaaaacacaagccACACTCTCTCTCAAGTGACTCAATAGACTCCCTCAAGGTGAAAATTATGTAGGCATAAATAGATGGACAAAAAGGTACAGTGCAGTACAAACTACTGTGAAAAATCCacaaattatataaatatattttcatttaaatatgtatCATTGCAGACTCCGATGCAGAGATATTTTGGGGTGGATGTATAAGCTGGTAtagtttgtttctttgtgaaTAATCAGGGGCGATGATAGTGGAGGTTGGTTATGATACATGTTTTAAGTTTGGCTACTTCTCAGAAACATAAGGGCTCAATTGCAACACTCATTGTGAATCTTTGAATTGGCTTTGTGACATAAAATCCATTTAGGTTGTAGAACAGTAAATGCAGATCTCTGTTTGACAAACTTTTGTCTGTTGCTTCAGTAATAATCATTACAAACTTTTGTGTTCTGAGAGTGTATTATGTATTTTGTAAAAGCCAGCTACTTGGTATTTGAATTGACAATTCTGATACTTAAATGCCAGCATCAAATAATGGTAAAATTATGttccacaaacacagaaaggtAATTCAATGCAAAGATCTGTATGGGTAAAATAAAGTGTTGACAATGTGTTatttaaatcagatcagtaGCCAGATATTTGCTTTTAGACAGGAATTTGATATGACCTCCTTGCTCATGGTTACCATAATCATGCCATAAAATGCTGTCATAAGGATGATTAGACATCTATCTACAGCAGCATTCAAGAAGGGATTAAACATCCATCTAAGGATGATTggaatgaatggaaatgtacagtatattaataataataatgtctgGTTGTATGACAATTGTAAGATccacatttttacagtgtaacttTCATATGTTAAATGCCATTTACGCTTCTTGCGTTTCAACtatgtatttctttatttttgttagtTTGATATAATGTGTACAGTTGTCTAGCCATGTATCATTACGTGTGAAATAAATCAATCATATATTGGGTTGTGGCGGGTCAATATGGCAACCACATAAGTAAAGAGTGAAACA
Above is a window of Lates calcarifer isolate ASB-BC8 linkage group LG23, TLL_Latcal_v3, whole genome shotgun sequence DNA encoding:
- the lrrc4bb gene encoding leucine-rich repeat-containing protein 4B, giving the protein MRVVMVTSPCTPSPLLWLVQLLLWFHNHGPQLTEAAPACPTPCTCSNQASRVICTRKSLDQVPDSISENTRYLNLQENTIQVIKSDTFKHLRHLEILQLSKNHIRQIEVGAFNGLPNLNTLELFDNRLTVVPSQAFEYLSKLRELWLRNNPIETLPAFAFHRVPSLRRLDLGELRKLDFISEAAFEGLVNLRFLNLGMCGLKDIPNLTPLVRLEELELSGNQLGIVRPGSFQGLVSLRKLWLMHSRVSVIERNAFDDLKNLEELNLSHNSLHSLPHDLFTPLHQLERVHLNHNPWVCNCDVLWLSWWLKETVPSNTTCCARCHAPPGLKGKYIGELDQSHFTCYAPVIVEPPTDLNVTEGMAAELKCRTGTSMTSVNWFTPNGTLMTHGSYRVRISVLHDGTLNFTNVTVQDTGQYTCMVTNSAGNTTATAVLNVSASDPSNSYSYFTTVTVETVETVRGEEENSARQYINETFIDFPNPTVQRGVLEARPGITISPSLSSLSSLSPRANRPTENTVTVSIMDVTNIPGLDDVMKTTKIIIGCFVAITFMAAVMLVVFYKLRKQHQLHKHHGPARAIEIVNVEDEIGAGAGSGISGGSTMNSGTGGEGTLRIHHPEIVNLPNIGRTDTLNHYYKTHHFNNNVMGLSIGTEGMGPGGILKNQQGQDIPISCTSVPISTSNLLTTSGNGTNTNPSSMSPPLPMSLPMPTMGLHGSIKGFMGQNQNPQMEPLLFKGSSKENVQETQI